In one Ornithinimicrobium pratense genomic region, the following are encoded:
- a CDS encoding four-carbon acid sugar kinase family protein translates to MANDPSSASRRIAVIADDLTGATDSVVQFREAGWTAYLLLTDEEPVQEDASGVVATSRSLDTRALTSDQAAESTRLAVSEQLSAGTDRLYVKIDSTMRGSVAGQVAGALAAWSETHPDAVAVICPAYPQMGRVVAGGSMLVNGTPLDQSAASFDPVTPVSSAVLAELVPGAESVPNGGTATDLGEALRTAAQSSDRLVVDAETDDDLRRLAEAVEILGPRAICVGSAGWARYLAEVWRPAGSPDPTSAEPEAISGTVVVSASTLNEVSFDQISHLRTVLGERHEQHEFRVDQLQDPAGMRHLGRSIANRQPEVVILQPSPARVEGVDAAEAARAIARGLAAAIGGMTATGGIDALVLVGGDGAEAALRELGATAVRIDRQASEGVPLGHIVGGPAAGLPVVTKAGGFGSTTTLTDVIGAMRHPEED, encoded by the coding sequence ATGGCCAACGACCCATCGAGCGCCAGCAGGCGGATCGCCGTCATCGCCGATGACCTCACCGGAGCCACGGACAGCGTCGTGCAGTTCCGTGAGGCTGGGTGGACGGCATACCTGCTGCTGACAGACGAGGAGCCGGTCCAGGAGGACGCCAGCGGCGTCGTCGCGACCTCCCGCTCCCTGGACACCCGCGCCCTGACAAGCGATCAGGCGGCCGAGAGCACCAGACTGGCCGTGTCCGAGCAGCTGTCGGCCGGGACAGACAGGCTGTACGTCAAGATCGACTCCACGATGCGAGGCAGCGTGGCCGGTCAGGTGGCTGGTGCGCTCGCGGCGTGGTCCGAGACGCACCCTGACGCGGTCGCCGTGATCTGCCCGGCCTACCCGCAGATGGGCAGGGTCGTAGCGGGTGGCTCGATGCTGGTCAACGGGACGCCCCTGGACCAGTCGGCAGCCAGTTTCGACCCGGTCACCCCGGTCAGCAGCGCCGTGCTCGCCGAGCTGGTCCCCGGTGCGGAGTCCGTACCCAATGGTGGAACGGCGACCGATCTGGGGGAGGCACTCAGGACAGCGGCTCAATCCTCAGACCGGTTGGTCGTCGACGCCGAGACCGACGACGACCTGAGGCGGCTAGCCGAGGCGGTGGAGATCCTGGGTCCTCGAGCCATCTGCGTGGGTTCCGCCGGCTGGGCTCGCTATCTTGCCGAGGTATGGCGTCCAGCTGGGTCGCCGGACCCTACCAGTGCAGAGCCGGAGGCCATCAGCGGCACAGTCGTCGTCTCCGCCAGCACCCTCAACGAAGTGTCCTTCGACCAGATCTCCCACCTACGGACAGTTCTCGGCGAGCGGCACGAGCAGCACGAGTTCAGGGTGGACCAGCTCCAAGACCCCGCCGGTATGCGGCACCTGGGGAGAAGCATCGCCAACCGGCAGCCGGAGGTCGTCATCCTCCAGCCGAGCCCAGCTCGAGTGGAGGGCGTCGATGCCGCCGAAGCCGCTCGCGCGATAGCCCGTGGCCTGGCCGCGGCCATCGGCGGTATGACCGCGACCGGCGGCATTGACGCCCTTGTCCTGGTCGGCGGCGACGGGGCCGAGGCTGCGTTGCGCGAACTGGGCGCCACCGCCGTCCGCATTGACCGGCAGGCAAGCGAAGGCGTGCCGCTCGGACATATCGTCGGCGGACCGGCGGCTGGCTTGCCGGTCGTCACCAAGGCCGGAGGCTTCGGGTCCACCACCACGCTCACAGACGTCATCGGTGCCATGCGGCACCCCGAGGAGGATTGA
- a CDS encoding GntR family transcriptional regulator, giving the protein MAVSDSLRARISNREIPPGAILPSEMELTTEFGVSRSVVRQALRTLADEGLIQVSPGRGAVVATHAEWHRDAQRTAGLSTQMRALKARVNTRVLSYAVRSGGAEATRLGCKDVLVLERLRYLDGEPVAYIRTWLPGWVAEKVTSGDLEDASLHMRLHEHAGVDVHGGPRQIHAVGVTGEMAERLAVPTGSPVLQLTGESLDQDGKPVEIFSTWHRSDRIALDITIIDPVVATPEGSDTLSASAGGALAQAERSLRDALRAIRKAATEN; this is encoded by the coding sequence GTGGCCGTCAGCGACTCGCTCAGGGCCCGGATTAGCAATCGCGAGATCCCACCCGGTGCGATCCTGCCGAGCGAGATGGAGCTCACCACCGAGTTCGGCGTTTCGCGCTCCGTGGTCCGGCAGGCGCTGCGCACCTTGGCCGACGAAGGGCTCATCCAGGTCTCTCCGGGGCGCGGTGCTGTGGTCGCGACGCATGCGGAATGGCACCGCGACGCCCAGCGCACAGCCGGTCTGTCCACCCAGATGCGGGCGCTCAAGGCCCGGGTCAACACGCGGGTCCTTTCGTATGCCGTGCGCAGTGGCGGTGCGGAGGCGACCCGGCTGGGCTGCAAGGACGTGCTCGTCCTCGAACGCCTTCGCTACCTCGACGGCGAACCCGTGGCCTACATCCGGACCTGGCTGCCAGGTTGGGTCGCCGAGAAGGTGACGAGCGGCGACCTTGAGGACGCCTCGCTGCATATGCGGCTGCACGAGCACGCCGGGGTGGATGTCCACGGCGGCCCCCGACAGATCCATGCCGTCGGGGTCACCGGCGAGATGGCTGAACGGCTCGCCGTTCCCACCGGTTCGCCCGTGCTTCAGCTCACCGGGGAGAGCCTCGATCAAGACGGGAAGCCGGTGGAGATCTTCTCCACCTGGCACCGATCGGACCGGATCGCGCTCGACATCACCATCATCGACCCGGTTGTCGCCACGCCAGAGGGCTCGGACACCTTGAGCGCCTCCGCAGGTGGGGCCTTGGCGCAAGCGGAGAGATCACTGCGGGACGCCCTTCGCGCGATTCGCAAAGCGGCGACCGAGAACTAG
- the pdxA gene encoding 4-hydroxythreonine-4-phosphate dehydrogenase PdxA, giving the protein MSTPVLALTMGDAAGIGPEITAKTMLLHPELREQATVIVIGDADAMRGGASNAGLDPATVRVIAEPAEATNDPNTIEVLQTGQSLKHVPLGEIHPDAGDGSYRYVVEACTLAKAGEIDGIVTAPLNKAAMHAGGHMYPGHTELLAEQFGVENFSLVLSAGDLYLFHLTTHVSLRQAIEDLTRERTDNVIELVAAFSRAMGKPDEAIAVTGLNPHAGENRLFGDEDADILQPAVEAARERGLNVHGPLPADAVIPQAVKGKWNMLVVCYHDQGHAPFKAVYGDDGVNITVGLPVVRVSVDHGTAFDIAGQGIAREASLVLAAERAAKLSLGWGEVWEAAQAKAR; this is encoded by the coding sequence ATGTCCACACCAGTACTTGCCCTCACCATGGGCGATGCCGCAGGCATCGGCCCCGAGATCACCGCCAAGACGATGCTCCTGCACCCCGAGTTGCGCGAGCAGGCCACCGTCATCGTCATCGGAGACGCGGATGCGATGCGCGGGGGAGCCTCCAACGCCGGTCTTGACCCGGCCACGGTGCGGGTCATCGCCGAGCCGGCTGAGGCCACGAACGATCCCAACACCATCGAGGTGCTCCAGACGGGCCAGTCGCTGAAGCATGTGCCGCTCGGCGAGATCCATCCCGATGCCGGGGACGGCTCCTACCGCTACGTCGTCGAGGCGTGCACGCTGGCGAAGGCGGGCGAGATCGACGGCATTGTCACCGCACCACTCAACAAGGCGGCCATGCACGCTGGGGGACACATGTACCCGGGGCATACCGAGCTGCTTGCCGAGCAGTTCGGCGTCGAGAACTTCTCGCTCGTCCTGTCGGCCGGGGACCTCTACCTTTTTCACCTCACCACCCACGTCTCGCTCCGACAAGCCATTGAGGACCTCACCCGGGAGCGGACGGACAACGTCATCGAGCTGGTCGCTGCCTTCTCCCGGGCCATGGGCAAGCCGGACGAGGCCATCGCGGTGACCGGCCTCAATCCGCACGCCGGGGAGAACAGGTTGTTCGGCGACGAGGACGCGGACATTCTCCAGCCTGCCGTGGAGGCCGCCCGGGAGCGTGGACTGAACGTCCACGGTCCCTTGCCCGCCGACGCCGTGATCCCGCAAGCAGTCAAGGGGAAGTGGAACATGCTGGTCGTGTGCTACCACGACCAGGGCCACGCGCCGTTCAAGGCGGTCTACGGGGATGACGGGGTGAACATCACGGTTGGTCTGCCCGTTGTCCGCGTCTCCGTCGATCACGGGACCGCCTTCGACATCGCGGGCCAGGGGATCGCCCGTGAGGCGAGCCTCGTGCTCGCGGCCGAGCGCGCCGCAAAGCTGTCGCTGGGTTGGGGCGAGGTGTGGGAGGCGGCACAGGCCAAGGCAAGATAG
- a CDS encoding ABC-F family ATP-binding cassette domain-containing protein: MTATIQARDVAAGHGATLLFSGLDLVVAPGDVVGLVGPNGAGKSTLLHVLAGRRPPEAGEVIVSPRTAHLGLLTQEADALEGETIRHSLARRTGVAEAEARMDAAAQQLGDHPEDEASGTAYSTALEAWLALGGADLDERAEQVAARLGLAVDLDREVRTLSGGQAARVGLAGLLLSRYDGYLLDEPTNDLDAAGLDLLEEFVHGLEAPVVLVSHDRAFLSATVTTVVEIDRSLQRVVAYGGGYDAYLEERSITRRHAREAYEEYAERRRGLESRARMQREWMSKGVRNANKKSARRQEKDKFIRAHQVATSEKQAAKAHQTERMIERLDVVEEPRKEWSLQFSIAQAPRSGDVVAVARGAVVRRSGPTGSFTLGPVDLQLDLGDRVAITGPNGSGKTTLLALLTGQVAPDEGAVSLGSRVVVGEVDQARRLLDAADETPLARVFALELPEWTDADRRTLLAKFGLTGGHVGRSASTLSPGERTRAALALLQARGVNLLVLDEPTNHLDLPAIEQLEQALEAFDGTLLVVTHDRRMLETVRLTRRWEVDAGTVAEVLPGAGG, encoded by the coding sequence GTGACCGCGACGATCCAGGCCCGCGACGTGGCTGCCGGACATGGGGCCACCCTCTTGTTCTCCGGACTTGACCTCGTCGTTGCGCCGGGTGACGTCGTGGGGCTGGTCGGCCCCAATGGCGCCGGGAAGTCCACCCTCCTCCACGTCCTGGCGGGCCGCCGTCCCCCGGAGGCGGGGGAGGTGATCGTCTCACCCAGGACCGCGCACCTCGGGCTGCTGACCCAGGAGGCGGACGCGCTCGAGGGCGAGACGATCCGGCACTCGCTGGCCCGCCGCACGGGCGTCGCCGAGGCGGAGGCGCGGATGGACGCCGCCGCCCAGCAGCTGGGGGACCACCCGGAAGACGAGGCGAGCGGCACGGCATACTCCACCGCTCTGGAGGCCTGGCTCGCGCTCGGGGGCGCTGACCTCGACGAGCGGGCCGAGCAGGTCGCGGCCCGTCTGGGCCTGGCCGTCGACCTGGACCGGGAGGTGCGGACACTCTCCGGCGGGCAGGCGGCGCGGGTCGGACTGGCGGGGCTGCTCCTGTCGCGCTACGACGGCTACCTGCTCGACGAGCCGACCAACGACCTCGACGCGGCGGGCCTGGACCTGCTGGAGGAGTTCGTGCACGGGCTGGAGGCGCCCGTCGTGCTCGTCAGCCACGACCGCGCCTTCCTGTCGGCGACGGTGACCACGGTGGTCGAGATCGACCGCAGCCTGCAGCGGGTGGTGGCCTACGGCGGCGGCTACGACGCCTACCTGGAGGAGCGCTCGATCACCCGCCGGCACGCGCGGGAGGCCTACGAGGAGTATGCCGAGCGCCGCCGCGGTCTGGAGTCACGCGCCCGGATGCAGCGCGAGTGGATGAGCAAGGGGGTGCGCAACGCCAACAAGAAGTCCGCGCGGCGCCAGGAGAAGGACAAGTTCATCCGGGCCCACCAGGTCGCCACCTCAGAGAAGCAGGCGGCCAAGGCGCATCAGACCGAACGGATGATCGAGCGGCTGGACGTCGTCGAGGAGCCGCGCAAGGAGTGGTCGCTGCAGTTCTCGATCGCGCAGGCGCCCCGGTCGGGTGACGTCGTCGCGGTGGCGCGGGGTGCCGTGGTGCGCCGGTCGGGACCGACGGGGTCGTTCACGCTCGGGCCGGTGGACCTGCAGCTCGATCTCGGTGACCGGGTGGCGATCACCGGGCCGAACGGGTCGGGCAAGACCACACTGCTGGCCCTGCTCACGGGGCAGGTTGCACCGGACGAAGGGGCGGTGTCGCTCGGCTCACGGGTCGTCGTGGGGGAGGTGGACCAGGCGCGGCGTCTGCTGGACGCCGCCGACGAGACGCCGCTGGCGCGGGTTTTCGCCCTGGAGCTGCCGGAGTGGACCGATGCCGACCGGCGCACGCTGCTGGCGAAGTTCGGCCTCACCGGCGGGCACGTCGGGCGGTCGGCGTCGACGCTGTCGCCGGGGGAGCGGACGCGTGCGGCGCTGGCGCTGCTGCAGGCGCGCGGGGTGAACCTGCTCGTCCTGGACGAACCGACCAACCACCTCGACCTGCCGGCGATCGAGCAGTTGGAGCAGGCGCTGGAGGCCTTCGACGGCACGTTGCTAGTGGTGACGCATGACCGGCGGATGCTGGAGACGGTGCGGCTGACGCGCCGGTGGGAGGTCGACGCCGGAACGGTGGCCGAGGTGCTGCCCGGAGCGGGTGGCTGA
- a CDS encoding sodium/glutamate symporter yields the protein MSPGQIGFALLILGFFLLIGKVIRVKTGWVQRLFLPSSIIGGALLLLLGPQVLGQLVPGLSEGGIFTEEMLTVWAALPGLLISVVFATMFLGQDLPSPKRAARLVGPQLSLGVALGSSQYVVGLLLAALILVPVLSASPMTGALIEMGFEGGHGTAAGMRGVMEDLGFGEGADLAVGLATIGIVGGIVIGIALINWGVRTGRTELLKGDVKTSVDEQKGLFRKDEHYPAATMTSRPASVEPLSLHMALVAVAILIGWAILEALRWIEARTYASVMLEDNTPLEIFAYVPLFPLALIGGVILQAVAQALKVDHIIDHQMMLRIQGWALDFLIIAAIGTLSLTAIGANIGAFALLAIAGVGVNVALFLWLAPRIIGRYWFERGIGDFGQSMGVTATGLILMRITDPEAKSPAFEAFGYKQLVFEPFFGGGMVTALAVPIIFLTGIWPLFFAMLVLLVIAVGVGLFYYGPRARAERAETGEGTSAVTT from the coding sequence ATGTCTCCAGGCCAGATCGGCTTCGCACTCCTGATCCTGGGGTTCTTCCTGCTCATCGGGAAAGTGATCCGGGTCAAGACGGGCTGGGTGCAGCGTCTGTTCCTGCCCAGCTCGATCATCGGGGGCGCCCTCCTGCTGCTGCTGGGCCCGCAGGTCCTCGGCCAGCTGGTCCCGGGCCTGTCCGAGGGTGGCATCTTCACCGAGGAGATGCTCACGGTCTGGGCGGCGCTGCCCGGGCTGCTCATCAGCGTGGTGTTCGCCACGATGTTCCTGGGCCAGGACCTGCCCAGTCCCAAGCGCGCGGCACGGCTCGTCGGACCGCAGCTCTCCCTGGGTGTTGCCCTGGGATCCAGCCAGTATGTCGTGGGGCTCCTGCTCGCCGCCCTCATCCTGGTCCCGGTCCTGAGCGCCAGCCCGATGACGGGCGCGCTGATCGAGATGGGCTTCGAGGGCGGCCACGGCACGGCGGCCGGCATGCGCGGGGTGATGGAGGACCTCGGCTTCGGCGAGGGCGCGGACCTGGCTGTCGGGCTGGCCACGATCGGCATCGTCGGCGGCATCGTCATCGGCATCGCCCTGATCAACTGGGGCGTGCGCACGGGCCGGACCGAGCTGCTCAAGGGGGACGTCAAGACGTCCGTCGACGAGCAGAAGGGCCTGTTCCGCAAGGACGAGCACTACCCCGCCGCGACGATGACCTCCCGTCCCGCCTCGGTCGAGCCGCTGTCCTTGCACATGGCCCTGGTGGCCGTGGCGATCCTCATCGGCTGGGCCATCCTGGAGGCGCTGCGATGGATCGAGGCACGGACCTACGCGTCGGTGATGCTCGAGGACAACACGCCGCTGGAGATCTTCGCCTACGTCCCGCTCTTCCCGCTCGCCCTCATCGGCGGCGTGATCCTGCAGGCGGTGGCGCAAGCGCTCAAGGTGGACCACATCATCGACCACCAGATGATGCTGCGGATCCAGGGCTGGGCCCTGGACTTCCTCATCATCGCCGCCATCGGCACCCTCTCGCTCACCGCCATCGGTGCCAACATCGGCGCCTTCGCCCTGCTGGCAATCGCCGGCGTCGGCGTCAACGTGGCCCTCTTCCTGTGGCTGGCTCCGCGGATCATCGGACGCTACTGGTTCGAGCGGGGCATCGGCGACTTCGGTCAGTCGATGGGCGTCACCGCCACCGGCCTGATCCTCATGCGCATCACCGACCCCGAGGCGAAGAGCCCTGCCTTCGAAGCCTTCGGCTACAAACAGCTGGTCTTCGAGCCCTTCTTCGGCGGCGGCATGGTCACCGCGCTGGCGGTGCCGATCATCTTCCTCACCGGCATCTGGCCGCTGTTCTTCGCGATGCTCGTCCTCCTCGTCATTGCCGTGGGTGTAGGACTGTTCTACTACGGCCCTCGCGCGAGGGCCGAGCGCGCCGAGACTGGCGAAGGCACGTCCGCAGTGACCACCTGA